Proteins encoded together in one Musa acuminata AAA Group cultivar baxijiao unplaced genomic scaffold, Cavendish_Baxijiao_AAA HiC_scaffold_1141, whole genome shotgun sequence window:
- the LOC135671558 gene encoding protein N-terminal glutamine amidohydrolase-like isoform X1 produces MADGDGLLEIQGRKRATQTASVSLPAPVPSPSMVPGASSLDIFSFTHTPNYCEENVYLLCKKLCEVGAADPMGADLFVVFISNEEKMVPLWHQKASLRNDGLVLWDYHVICIQVNASRRGKVFDLVWDLDSSLPFPSPINVYFSEAIQPMYSPNLVNSRLFRVVHAPLFLRCFASDRSHMKDDLGNWLALPPKYEPITSEDGTKNNLDKYIHMLAADVSANIQDLVHGVFSNEYGVLVGETMMEWFFSQIHQ; encoded by the exons ATGGCCGATGGCGATGGGCTTTTGGAAATCCAGGGACGCAAACGCGCGACGCAGACCGCCTCTGTCTCCCTACCCGCCCCTGTTCCATCTCCGTCGATGGTGCCTGGCGCTTCTTCTCTCGACATCTTTTCCTTCACCCACACCCCTAACTACTG tgAAGAGAATGTCTATCTGCTCTGTAAGAAACTTTGTGAGGTAGGGGCTGCTGATCCAATGGGTGCTGATCTTTTTGTTGTCTTCATATCCAACGAGGAGAAAATG GTCCCTCTATGGCATCAGAAGGCTAGCTTAAGAAATGATGGTCTGGTCTTGTGGGATTATCATGTGATCTGCATACAGGTAAATGCT AGTAGAAGAGGCAAGGTGTTTGATCTGGTGTGGGATCTGGATTCTAGTCTTCCATTTCCTTCTCCCATTAATGTGTACTTTTCTGAAGCCATTCAACCAATGTACTCTCCTAATTTGGTAAATAGCAG GCTTTTTCGGGTGGTTCATGCTCCACTATTTCTTCGTTGCTTTGCATCAGATCGAAGTCATATGAAAGATGACCTGGGGAATTGGCTTGCTTTGCCTCCTAAATATGAACCTATAACTAGTGAAG ATGGAACCAAGAATAACCTTGACAAGTACATCCATATGCTGGCAGCTGATGTATCGGCCAACATACAGGACTTGGTTCATGGTGTGTTCTCCAATGAATATGGAGTTCTGGTTGGTGAAACAATGATGGAATGGTTTTTTTCTCAGATCCATCAGTGA
- the LOC135671558 gene encoding protein N-terminal glutamine amidohydrolase-like isoform X2: MADGDGLLEIQGRKRATQTASVSLPAPVPSPSMVPGASSLDIFSFTHTPNYCEENVYLLCKKLCEVGAADPMGADLFVVFISNEEKMVPLWHQKASLRNDGLVLWDYHVICIQSRRGKVFDLVWDLDSSLPFPSPINVYFSEAIQPMYSPNLVNSRLFRVVHAPLFLRCFASDRSHMKDDLGNWLALPPKYEPITSEDGTKNNLDKYIHMLAADVSANIQDLVHGVFSNEYGVLVGETMMEWFFSQIHQ; this comes from the exons ATGGCCGATGGCGATGGGCTTTTGGAAATCCAGGGACGCAAACGCGCGACGCAGACCGCCTCTGTCTCCCTACCCGCCCCTGTTCCATCTCCGTCGATGGTGCCTGGCGCTTCTTCTCTCGACATCTTTTCCTTCACCCACACCCCTAACTACTG tgAAGAGAATGTCTATCTGCTCTGTAAGAAACTTTGTGAGGTAGGGGCTGCTGATCCAATGGGTGCTGATCTTTTTGTTGTCTTCATATCCAACGAGGAGAAAATG GTCCCTCTATGGCATCAGAAGGCTAGCTTAAGAAATGATGGTCTGGTCTTGTGGGATTATCATGTGATCTGCATACAG AGTAGAAGAGGCAAGGTGTTTGATCTGGTGTGGGATCTGGATTCTAGTCTTCCATTTCCTTCTCCCATTAATGTGTACTTTTCTGAAGCCATTCAACCAATGTACTCTCCTAATTTGGTAAATAGCAG GCTTTTTCGGGTGGTTCATGCTCCACTATTTCTTCGTTGCTTTGCATCAGATCGAAGTCATATGAAAGATGACCTGGGGAATTGGCTTGCTTTGCCTCCTAAATATGAACCTATAACTAGTGAAG ATGGAACCAAGAATAACCTTGACAAGTACATCCATATGCTGGCAGCTGATGTATCGGCCAACATACAGGACTTGGTTCATGGTGTGTTCTCCAATGAATATGGAGTTCTGGTTGGTGAAACAATGATGGAATGGTTTTTTTCTCAGATCCATCAGTGA
- the LOC135671558 gene encoding protein N-terminal glutamine amidohydrolase-like isoform X3, producing MADGDGLLEIQGRKRATQTASVSLPAPVPSPSMVPGASSLDIFSFTHTPNYCEENVYLLCKKLCEVGAADPMGADLFVVFISNEEKMVPLWHQKASLRNDGLVLWDYHVICIQVNASRRGKVFDLVWDLDSSLPFPSPINVYFSEAIQPMYSPNLVNSRLFRVVHAPLFLRCFASDRSHMKDDLGNWLALPPKYEPITSEGDNLLPF from the exons ATGGCCGATGGCGATGGGCTTTTGGAAATCCAGGGACGCAAACGCGCGACGCAGACCGCCTCTGTCTCCCTACCCGCCCCTGTTCCATCTCCGTCGATGGTGCCTGGCGCTTCTTCTCTCGACATCTTTTCCTTCACCCACACCCCTAACTACTG tgAAGAGAATGTCTATCTGCTCTGTAAGAAACTTTGTGAGGTAGGGGCTGCTGATCCAATGGGTGCTGATCTTTTTGTTGTCTTCATATCCAACGAGGAGAAAATG GTCCCTCTATGGCATCAGAAGGCTAGCTTAAGAAATGATGGTCTGGTCTTGTGGGATTATCATGTGATCTGCATACAGGTAAATGCT AGTAGAAGAGGCAAGGTGTTTGATCTGGTGTGGGATCTGGATTCTAGTCTTCCATTTCCTTCTCCCATTAATGTGTACTTTTCTGAAGCCATTCAACCAATGTACTCTCCTAATTTGGTAAATAGCAG GCTTTTTCGGGTGGTTCATGCTCCACTATTTCTTCGTTGCTTTGCATCAGATCGAAGTCATATGAAAGATGACCTGGGGAATTGGCTTGCTTTGCCTCCTAAATATGAACCTATAACTAGTGAAG GCGACAACCTCTTGCCTTTCTAG
- the LOC135671566 gene encoding uncharacterized protein LOC135671566, which translates to MTQKGNLFKGLQKKKSIPPSRHGKAPHTRKGKRATKPSKVTKEMEADQELSKFINHCNEIKAASLASKEGGQLSILKPETDPTTSSKTKDTQKNSDA; encoded by the exons ATGACGCAGAAGGGGAATCTGTTTAAAGGACTGCAGAAGAAGAAATCTATCCCTCCCAGTCGCCATGGCAAAGCTCCTCACACTCGTAAAG GTAAGAGGGCAACGAAGCCTTCTAAGGTCACCAAGGAGATGGAAGCTGATCAA GAGTTGAGCAAGTTCATAAACCACTGCAATGAGATCAAGGCTGCATCTCTTGCTAGCAAGGAGGGTGGTCAACTTAGTATCCTGAAGCCTGAAACTGATCCCACAACTTCTTCCAAGACGAAGGACACACAAAAAAATTCAGATGCTTAG
- the LOC135671564 gene encoding thioredoxin reductase NTRC-like, translated as MAVSPVGMTAVVSVAAPSTSSLPCHRPILLRVPPLRCPSRRPLNSWVGRRASAPVSATPAASSTDEVAAVSPSGDSSSGIENLVIIGSGPAGYTAAIYAARANLKPVVFEGYQVGGVPGGQLMTTTEVENFPGFPEGITGPDLMDRIRRQAERWGAELFQEDVEFVVVRTNPFIIRSSEREVKCHSLIIATGANAKRLRLPREDEFWSRGISACAICDGASPLFKGQVLAVVGGGDTATEEALYLTKYARHVHLLVRKNHLRASKAMQDRVFNNPNVTVHFNTEAMDVVSNSKGQMSGVLTKRVDTGEESVLDVKGLFYGIGHTPNSQLLEGQIELDSSGYILVKEGTAKTSVEGVFAAGDVQDHEWRQAITAAGSGCVAALSVERYLVSNNLLVEFHQPVTEDVKKELTDKDVQMGFDITLTKHKGQYALRKLYHESPRLLCVLYTAPTCGPCRTLKPILSKVP; from the exons ATGGCCGTTTCTCCGGTAGGTATGACGGCTGTTGTCTCGGTGGCGGCGCCCTCGACGTCCTCCCTCCCATGCCACCGGCCCATTCTCCTACGGGTTCCCCCACTTCGCTGCCCGTCCCGGCGCCCTCTGAACTCTTGGGTCGGCCGTCGCGCCAGCGCTCCCGTCTCCGCTACCCCGGCCGCCTCTTCCACGGACGAGGTCGCCGCAGTCTCTCCTTCAGGAG ATTCGTCTAGTGGAATTGAGAACTTGGTGATCATTGGTTCTGGTCCAGCTGGTTATACTGCAGCTATATATGCTGCTCGTGCAAATTTAAAGCCTGTTGTGTTTGAAGGTTATCAAGTAGGTGGTGTTCCAGGAGGGCAGTTAATGACTACTACAGAAGTTGAAAATTTTCCTGGGTTTCCAGAAGGGATAACCGGTCCTGATTTGATGGATag GATACGACGGCAAGCTGAACGTTGGGGTGCTGAACTTTTTCAAGAAGATGTCGAATTTGTTGTTGTCCGGACTAATCCTTTCATCATCCGCAGTAGTGAGCGTGAG GTAAAATGCCATAGTCTTATCATAGCAACAGGAGCAAATGCCAAAAGACTTAGGTTGCCTCGTGAAGACGAATTTTGGAGTAGAGGGATCAGTGCTTGTGCAATATGTGATGGAGCATCACCACTATTCAAGGGGCAAGTATTGGCTGTTGTTGGAGGAGGTGACACAGCTACCGAGGAAGCATTATACTTGACCAAATATGCACGCCATGTACACTTGCTTGTTCGTAAAAACCATCTGCGGGCATCTAAAGCTATGCAAGACAG AGTATTCAACAACCCGAATGTCACAGTGCACTTCAATACAGAAGCCATGGACGTTGTTAGCAATAGCAAGGGCCAGATGTCAGGAGTTTTAACAAAAAGAGTTGATACAGGCGAAGAATCAGTACTCGATGTAAAAGGTCTATTCTATGGTATAGGGCATACTCCAAACAGCCAGTTGTTGGAAGGACAAATTGAACTTGATAGTTCTGGATATATCTTAGTCAAAGAAGGCACAGCAAAAACTTCAGTTGAAGGTGTCTTTGCTGCTGGTGATGTACAG GATCATGAGTGGAGGCAAGCGATTACTGCTGCTGGTTCTGGATGTGTTGCTGCTTTATCTGTTGAAAGATATCTAGTTTCAAACAATCTTCTTGTTGAGTTCCATCAG CCTGTAACTGAAGATGTCAAGAAGGAACTTACTGACAAGGATGTACAAATGGGTTTCGATATAACACTGACAAAGCACAAAGGACAG TATGCACTTCGGAAGTTGTATCATGAAAGCCCAAGGTTATTATGTGTTCTATATACAGCACCAACATGTGGTCCATGTAGGACACTGAAACCAATTTTAAGCAAGGTACCATAA